A single window of Streptomyces sudanensis DNA harbors:
- a CDS encoding VOC family protein — protein sequence MQQKITPYLWFDSEAEEAANHYTSIFEDSRIVKVARYPEGTPMPAGSVMTVEFELAGQRYIAMNGGPEFTFNEAVSLSVACEDQEEVDYFWSRLGEGGQEGPCGWLKDRYGLSWQITPRVLEEMMTDPDREKARRAAEAMMSMKKLDIGALQRAFEGAGA from the coding sequence ATGCAGCAGAAGATCACGCCGTACCTCTGGTTCGACAGCGAGGCGGAGGAGGCGGCCAACCACTACACCTCGATCTTCGAGGATTCGCGGATCGTGAAGGTCGCCCGCTACCCCGAGGGGACCCCGATGCCGGCGGGCAGCGTGATGACCGTCGAGTTCGAGCTCGCGGGGCAGCGCTACATCGCGATGAACGGCGGGCCCGAGTTCACGTTCAACGAGGCCGTCTCCCTCTCCGTGGCGTGCGAGGACCAGGAGGAGGTCGACTACTTCTGGTCCCGGCTCGGCGAGGGCGGCCAGGAGGGACCCTGCGGGTGGCTCAAGGACAGGTACGGCCTGTCGTGGCAGATCACCCCGCGCGTCCTGGAGGAGATGATGACCGATCCCGACCGGGAGAAGGCCAGGCGTGCCGCCGAGGCCATGATGAGCATGAAGAAGCTCGACATCGGGGCGCTCCAGCGGGCGTTCGAGGGCGCGGGCGCCTGA
- a CDS encoding GntR family transcriptional regulator, which produces MIGRNSGSYRAEGIGFALGSRLPAPGSRLPGEILLSQEYGVGSNTVRRALGILRERKLVVTVRARGSFVVEELPDASDG; this is translated from the coding sequence GTGATAGGGAGGAATAGTGGATCGTACAGGGCCGAGGGCATCGGGTTCGCGCTCGGCTCCCGGCTCCCGGCTCCCGGCTCCCGGCTCCCGGGGGAGATTCTCCTCTCCCAGGAATACGGTGTGGGTTCCAACACCGTGCGCCGGGCCCTGGGCATCCTGCGCGAGCGGAAGCTGGTCGTGACCGTCCGGGCGAGGGGGTCGTTCGTGGTCGAGGAGCTGCCGGACGCCTCCGACGGCTGA